A stretch of the Macaca mulatta isolate MMU2019108-1 chromosome 14, T2T-MMU8v2.0, whole genome shotgun sequence genome encodes the following:
- the SCYL1 gene encoding N-terminal kinase-like protein isoform X27, producing MSPRRDRGCDSVGNIPQGESGGWWPEGAGDLLGATPDCALSFLVNDCSLIHNNVCMAAVFVDRAGEWKLGGLDYMYSAQGNGGGPPRKGIPELEQYDPPELADSSGRVVREKWSADMWRLGCLIWEVFNGPLPRAAALRNPGKIPKSLVPHYCELVGANPKVRPNPARFLQNCRAPGGFMSNRFVETNLFLEEIQIKEPAEKQKFFQELSKSLDAFPEDFCRHKVLPQLLTAFEFGNAGAVVLTPLFKVGKFLSAEEYQQKIIPVVVKMFSSTDRAMRIRLLQQMEQFIQYLDEPTVNTQIFPHVVHGFLDTNPAIREQTVKSMLLLAPKLNEANLNVELMKHFARLQAKDEQGPIRCNTTVCLGKIGSYLSASTRHRVLTSAFSRATKDPFAPSRVAGVLGFAATHNLYSMNDCAHKILPVLCGLTVDPEKSVRDQAFKAIRSFLSKLESVSEDPTQLEEVEKDVHAASSPGMGGAAASWAGWAVTGVSSLTSKLIRVHPTTAPAETNIPQRPTPEGVPAPAPTPVPATPTTSGHWETQEEDKDTAEDSSAADRWDDEDWGSLEQEAESVLAQQDDWSTGGQVSHASQVSNSDHKPSKSPESDWSSWEAEGSWEQGWQEPSSQEPPLEGMRLASEYNWGGPESSDKGDPFATLSARPSTQPRPDSWGEDNWEGLETESRQAKAELARKKREERRREMEAKRAERKAAKGPMKLGARKLD from the exons ATGTCTCCACGTCGTGACAGAGGCTGTGACTCCGTTGGGAATATACCTCAAGGCGAGAGTGGAGGCTGGTGGCCTGAAGGAGCTGGAGATCTCCTGGGGGCTACACCAGATTGTG CCCTCAGCTTCCTGGTCAACGACTGCAGCCTCATCCACAACAATGTCTGCATGGCCGCCGTGTTCGTGGACCGAGCTGGCGAGTGGAAGCTTGGGGGCCTGGACTACATGTATTCAGCCCAGGGCAACGGTGGGGGACCTCCCCGCAAGGGGATCCCCGAGCTTGAGCAGTATGACCCCCCGGAGTTGGCTGACAGCAGTGGCAGAGTGGTCAGAGAGAAGTG GTCAGCAGACATGTGGCGCTTGGGCTGCCTCATCTGGGAAGTCTTCAATGGGCCCCTACCTCGGGCAGCAGCCCTACGCAACCCTGGGAAG ATCCCCAAATCACTAGTACCCCATTACTGTGAGCTGGTGGGAGCGAACCCCAAGGTGCGTCCCAACCCGGCCCGCTTCCTGCAGAACTGCCGGGCACCTGGTGGCTTCATGAGCAACCGCTTTGTAGAGACCAACCTCTTCCTGGAGGAGATTCAG ATCAAAGAGCCAGCCGAGAAGCAAAAGTTCTTCCAGGAGCTGAGCAAGAGCCTGGATGCGTTCCCTGAGGATTTCTGTCGGCACAAGGTGCTGCCCCAGCTGCTGACCGCCTTCGAGTTCGGCAATGCTGGGGCCGTTGTCCTCACGCCCCTCTTCAAG GTGGGCAAGTTCCTGAGCGCTGAGGAATATCAGCAGAAGATCATCCCTGTGGTGGTCAAGATGTTCTCATCTACTGACCGGGCCATGCGCATCCGCCTCCTGCAGCAG ATGGAGCAGTTCATCCAGTACCTTGATGAGCCAACGGTCAACACCCAGATCTTCCCCCACGTCGTACATGGCTTTCTGGACACCAACCCTGCCATCCGGGAGCAGACGGTCAAG TCCATGCTGCTTCTGGCCCCGAAGCTGAACGAGGCCAACCTCAATGTGGAGCTGATGAAGCACTTTGCACGGCTACAGGCCAAGGATGAACAGGGTCCCATCCGCTGCAACACCACGGTCTGCCTGGGCAAAATCGGCTCATACCTCAGTGCCAGC ACCAGACACAGGGTCCTTACTTCCGCCTTCAGCCGAGCCACTAAGGACCCGTTTGCACCGTCCCGGGTTGCGGGTGTCCTGGGCTTTGCTGCCACCCACAATCTCTACTCAATGAATGACTGTGCCCACAAGATCCTGCCTGTGCTCTGCGGTCTCACTGTAGATCCTGAGAAATCTGTGCGGGACCAG GCCTTCAAGGCCATTCGGAGCTTCCTGTCCAAACTGGAGTCTGTGTCGGAGGACCCGACCCAGCTGGAGGAAGTGG AGAAGGATGTCCATGCAGCCTCCAGCCCTGGCATGGGAGGAGCCGCAGCCAGCTGGGCAGGCTGGGCCGTGACCGGGGTCTCCTCACTCACCTCCAAGCTGATCCGTGTGCACCCCACCACTGCCCCCGCAGAGACCAACATTCCCCAAAGACCCACACCTGAAG GAGTTCCTGCCCCGGCTCCCACCCCTGTTCCTGCCACCCCTACAACCTCAGGCCACTGGGAGACGCAGGAAGAGGACAAGGACACAGCAGAGGACAGCAGCGCTGCTGACAGATGGGACGACGAAGACTGGGGCAGCCTGGAG CAGGAGGCTGAGTCCGTGCTGGCCCAGCAGGATGACTGGAGCACTGGGGGCCAAGTGAGCCATGCTAGTCAG GTTAGCAACTCCGACCACAAACCCTCCAAATCCCCAGAGTCCGACTGGAGCAGCTGGGAAGCTGAGGGCTCCTGGGAACAGGGCTGGCAGGAGCCAAGCTCCCAGGAGCCACCTCTCGAGGGTATGCGGCTGGCCAGCGAGTATAACTGGGGTGGCCCAGAGTCCAGCGACAAGGGTGACCCCTTCGCTACCCTGTCTGCACGTCCCAGCACCCAG CCTAGGCCGGACTCGTGGGGTGAGGACAACTGGGAGGGCCTGGAGACGGAAAGTC gacaggccaaggCTGAGCTGGCCCGGAAGAAGCGCGAGGAGCGGCGGCGGGAGATGGAAGCCAAACGCGCCGAGAGGAAGGCGGCCAAGGGCCCCATGAAGCTGGGAGCCCGGAAGCTGGACTGA
- the SCYL1 gene encoding N-terminal kinase-like protein isoform X11, which yields MWFFARDPVRDFPFELIPEPPEGGPPGPWALHRGRKKATGCPVSIFVYDVKPGAEEQTQVAKAAFKRLKTLRHPNILAYIDGLETEKCLHVVTEAVTPLGIYLKARVEAGGLKELEISWGLHQIKALSFLVNDCSLIHNNVCMAAVFVDRAGEWKLGGLDYMYSAQGNGGGPPRKGIPELEQYDPPELADSSGRVVREKWSADMWRLGCLIWEVFNGPLPRAAALRNPGKIPKSLVPHYCELVGANPKVRPNPARFLQNCRAPGGFMSNRFVETNLFLEEIQIKEPAEKQKFFQELSKSLDAFPEDFCRHKVLPQLLTAFEFGNAGAVVLTPLFKVGKFLSAEEYQQKIIPVVVKMFSSTDRAMRIRLLQQMEQFIQYLDEPTVNTQIFPHVVHGFLDTNPAIREQTVKSMLLLAPKLNEANLNVELMKHFARLQAKDEQGPIRCNTTVCLGKIGSYLSASTRHRVLTSAFSRATKDPFAPSRVAGVLGFAATHNLYSMNDCAHKILPVLCGLTVDPEKSVRDQAFKAIRSFLSKLESVSEDPTQLEEVEKDVHAASSPGMGGAAASWAGWAVTGVSSLTSKLIRVHPTTAPAETNIPQRPTPEVPAPAPTPVPATPTTSGHWETQEEDKDTAEDSSAADRWDDEDWGSLEQEAESVLAQQDDWSTGGQVSHASQVSNSDHKPSKSPESDWSSWEAEGSWEQGWQEPSSQEPPLEGMRLASEYNWGGPESSDKGDPFATLSARPSTQPRPDSWGEDNWEGLETESRQAKAELARKKREERRREMEAKRAERKAAKGPMKLGARKLD from the exons ATGTGGTTCTTTGCTCGGGACCCGGTCCGGGACTTTCCGTTCGAGCTCATCCCGGAGCCCCCAGAGGGCGGCCCGCCCGGGCCCTGGGCCCTGCACCGTGGCCGCAAGAAG GCCACAGGCTGTCCCGTGTCCATCTTCGTCTATGATGTGAAGCCTGGCGCGGAAGAGCAGACCCAGGTGGCCAAAGCTGCTTTCAAGCGCCTCAAAACTCTACGGCATCCCAACATCCTGGCTTACATCGATGGACTGGAG ACAGAAAAATGTCTCCACGTCGTGACAGAGGCTGTGACTCCGTTGGGAATATACCTCAAGGCGAGAGTGGAGGCTGGTGGCCTGAAGGAGCTGGAGATCTCCTGGGGGCTACACCAGATT AAAGCCCTCAGCTTCCTGGTCAACGACTGCAGCCTCATCCACAACAATGTCTGCATGGCCGCCGTGTTCGTGGACCGAGCTGGCGAGTGGAAGCTTGGGGGCCTGGACTACATGTATTCAGCCCAGGGCAACGGTGGGGGACCTCCCCGCAAGGGGATCCCCGAGCTTGAGCAGTATGACCCCCCGGAGTTGGCTGACAGCAGTGGCAGAGTGGTCAGAGAGAAGTG GTCAGCAGACATGTGGCGCTTGGGCTGCCTCATCTGGGAAGTCTTCAATGGGCCCCTACCTCGGGCAGCAGCCCTACGCAACCCTGGGAAG ATCCCCAAATCACTAGTACCCCATTACTGTGAGCTGGTGGGAGCGAACCCCAAGGTGCGTCCCAACCCGGCCCGCTTCCTGCAGAACTGCCGGGCACCTGGTGGCTTCATGAGCAACCGCTTTGTAGAGACCAACCTCTTCCTGGAGGAGATTCAG ATCAAAGAGCCAGCCGAGAAGCAAAAGTTCTTCCAGGAGCTGAGCAAGAGCCTGGATGCGTTCCCTGAGGATTTCTGTCGGCACAAGGTGCTGCCCCAGCTGCTGACCGCCTTCGAGTTCGGCAATGCTGGGGCCGTTGTCCTCACGCCCCTCTTCAAG GTGGGCAAGTTCCTGAGCGCTGAGGAATATCAGCAGAAGATCATCCCTGTGGTGGTCAAGATGTTCTCATCTACTGACCGGGCCATGCGCATCCGCCTCCTGCAGCAG ATGGAGCAGTTCATCCAGTACCTTGATGAGCCAACGGTCAACACCCAGATCTTCCCCCACGTCGTACATGGCTTTCTGGACACCAACCCTGCCATCCGGGAGCAGACGGTCAAG TCCATGCTGCTTCTGGCCCCGAAGCTGAACGAGGCCAACCTCAATGTGGAGCTGATGAAGCACTTTGCACGGCTACAGGCCAAGGATGAACAGGGTCCCATCCGCTGCAACACCACGGTCTGCCTGGGCAAAATCGGCTCATACCTCAGTGCCAGC ACCAGACACAGGGTCCTTACTTCCGCCTTCAGCCGAGCCACTAAGGACCCGTTTGCACCGTCCCGGGTTGCGGGTGTCCTGGGCTTTGCTGCCACCCACAATCTCTACTCAATGAATGACTGTGCCCACAAGATCCTGCCTGTGCTCTGCGGTCTCACTGTAGATCCTGAGAAATCTGTGCGGGACCAG GCCTTCAAGGCCATTCGGAGCTTCCTGTCCAAACTGGAGTCTGTGTCGGAGGACCCGACCCAGCTGGAGGAAGTGG AGAAGGATGTCCATGCAGCCTCCAGCCCTGGCATGGGAGGAGCCGCAGCCAGCTGGGCAGGCTGGGCCGTGACCGGGGTCTCCTCACTCACCTCCAAGCTGATCCGTGTGCACCCCACCACTGCCCCCGCAGAGACCAACATTCCCCAAAGACCCACACCTGAAG TTCCTGCCCCGGCTCCCACCCCTGTTCCTGCCACCCCTACAACCTCAGGCCACTGGGAGACGCAGGAAGAGGACAAGGACACAGCAGAGGACAGCAGCGCTGCTGACAGATGGGACGACGAAGACTGGGGCAGCCTGGAG CAGGAGGCTGAGTCCGTGCTGGCCCAGCAGGATGACTGGAGCACTGGGGGCCAAGTGAGCCATGCTAGTCAG GTTAGCAACTCCGACCACAAACCCTCCAAATCCCCAGAGTCCGACTGGAGCAGCTGGGAAGCTGAGGGCTCCTGGGAACAGGGCTGGCAGGAGCCAAGCTCCCAGGAGCCACCTCTCGAGGGTATGCGGCTGGCCAGCGAGTATAACTGGGGTGGCCCAGAGTCCAGCGACAAGGGTGACCCCTTCGCTACCCTGTCTGCACGTCCCAGCACCCAG CCTAGGCCGGACTCGTGGGGTGAGGACAACTGGGAGGGCCTGGAGACGGAAAGTC gacaggccaaggCTGAGCTGGCCCGGAAGAAGCGCGAGGAGCGGCGGCGGGAGATGGAAGCCAAACGCGCCGAGAGGAAGGCGGCCAAGGGCCCCATGAAGCTGGGAGCCCGGAAGCTGGACTGA
- the SCYL1 gene encoding N-terminal kinase-like protein isoform X10 codes for MWFFARDPVRDFPFELIPEPPEGGPPGPWALHRGRKKATGCPVSIFVYDVKPGAEEQTQVAKAAFKRLKTLRHPNILAYIDGLETEKCLHVVTEAVTPLGIYLKARVEAGGLKELEISWGLHQIKALSFLVNDCSLIHNNVCMAAVFVDRAGEWKLGGLDYMYSAQGNGGGPPRKGIPELEQYDPPELADSSGRVVREKWSADMWRLGCLIWEVFNGPLPRAAALRNPGKIPKSLVPHYCELVGANPKVRPNPARFLQNCRAPGGFMSNRFVETNLFLEEIQIKEPAEKQKFFQELSKSLDAFPEDFCRHKVLPQLLTAFEFGNAGAVVLTPLFKVGKFLSAEEYQQKIIPVVVKMFSSTDRAMRIRLLQQMEQFIQYLDEPTVNTQIFPHVVHGFLDTNPAIREQTVKSMLLLAPKLNEANLNVELMKHFARLQAKDEQGPIRCNTTVCLGKIGSYLSASTRHRVLTSAFSRATKDPFAPSRVAGVLGFAATHNLYSMNDCAHKILPVLCGLTVDPEKSVRDQAFKAIRSFLSKLESVSEDPTQLEEVEKDVHAASSPGMGGAAASWAGWAVTGVSSLTSKLIRVHPTTAPAETNIPQRPTPEGVPAPAPTPVPATPTTSGHWETQEEDKDTAEDSSAADRWDDEDWGSLEEAESVLAQQDDWSTGGQVSHASQVSNSDHKPSKSPESDWSSWEAEGSWEQGWQEPSSQEPPLEGMRLASEYNWGGPESSDKGDPFATLSARPSTQPRPDSWGEDNWEGLETESRQAKAELARKKREERRREMEAKRAERKAAKGPMKLGARKLD; via the exons ATGTGGTTCTTTGCTCGGGACCCGGTCCGGGACTTTCCGTTCGAGCTCATCCCGGAGCCCCCAGAGGGCGGCCCGCCCGGGCCCTGGGCCCTGCACCGTGGCCGCAAGAAG GCCACAGGCTGTCCCGTGTCCATCTTCGTCTATGATGTGAAGCCTGGCGCGGAAGAGCAGACCCAGGTGGCCAAAGCTGCTTTCAAGCGCCTCAAAACTCTACGGCATCCCAACATCCTGGCTTACATCGATGGACTGGAG ACAGAAAAATGTCTCCACGTCGTGACAGAGGCTGTGACTCCGTTGGGAATATACCTCAAGGCGAGAGTGGAGGCTGGTGGCCTGAAGGAGCTGGAGATCTCCTGGGGGCTACACCAGATT AAAGCCCTCAGCTTCCTGGTCAACGACTGCAGCCTCATCCACAACAATGTCTGCATGGCCGCCGTGTTCGTGGACCGAGCTGGCGAGTGGAAGCTTGGGGGCCTGGACTACATGTATTCAGCCCAGGGCAACGGTGGGGGACCTCCCCGCAAGGGGATCCCCGAGCTTGAGCAGTATGACCCCCCGGAGTTGGCTGACAGCAGTGGCAGAGTGGTCAGAGAGAAGTG GTCAGCAGACATGTGGCGCTTGGGCTGCCTCATCTGGGAAGTCTTCAATGGGCCCCTACCTCGGGCAGCAGCCCTACGCAACCCTGGGAAG ATCCCCAAATCACTAGTACCCCATTACTGTGAGCTGGTGGGAGCGAACCCCAAGGTGCGTCCCAACCCGGCCCGCTTCCTGCAGAACTGCCGGGCACCTGGTGGCTTCATGAGCAACCGCTTTGTAGAGACCAACCTCTTCCTGGAGGAGATTCAG ATCAAAGAGCCAGCCGAGAAGCAAAAGTTCTTCCAGGAGCTGAGCAAGAGCCTGGATGCGTTCCCTGAGGATTTCTGTCGGCACAAGGTGCTGCCCCAGCTGCTGACCGCCTTCGAGTTCGGCAATGCTGGGGCCGTTGTCCTCACGCCCCTCTTCAAG GTGGGCAAGTTCCTGAGCGCTGAGGAATATCAGCAGAAGATCATCCCTGTGGTGGTCAAGATGTTCTCATCTACTGACCGGGCCATGCGCATCCGCCTCCTGCAGCAG ATGGAGCAGTTCATCCAGTACCTTGATGAGCCAACGGTCAACACCCAGATCTTCCCCCACGTCGTACATGGCTTTCTGGACACCAACCCTGCCATCCGGGAGCAGACGGTCAAG TCCATGCTGCTTCTGGCCCCGAAGCTGAACGAGGCCAACCTCAATGTGGAGCTGATGAAGCACTTTGCACGGCTACAGGCCAAGGATGAACAGGGTCCCATCCGCTGCAACACCACGGTCTGCCTGGGCAAAATCGGCTCATACCTCAGTGCCAGC ACCAGACACAGGGTCCTTACTTCCGCCTTCAGCCGAGCCACTAAGGACCCGTTTGCACCGTCCCGGGTTGCGGGTGTCCTGGGCTTTGCTGCCACCCACAATCTCTACTCAATGAATGACTGTGCCCACAAGATCCTGCCTGTGCTCTGCGGTCTCACTGTAGATCCTGAGAAATCTGTGCGGGACCAG GCCTTCAAGGCCATTCGGAGCTTCCTGTCCAAACTGGAGTCTGTGTCGGAGGACCCGACCCAGCTGGAGGAAGTGG AGAAGGATGTCCATGCAGCCTCCAGCCCTGGCATGGGAGGAGCCGCAGCCAGCTGGGCAGGCTGGGCCGTGACCGGGGTCTCCTCACTCACCTCCAAGCTGATCCGTGTGCACCCCACCACTGCCCCCGCAGAGACCAACATTCCCCAAAGACCCACACCTGAAG GAGTTCCTGCCCCGGCTCCCACCCCTGTTCCTGCCACCCCTACAACCTCAGGCCACTGGGAGACGCAGGAAGAGGACAAGGACACAGCAGAGGACAGCAGCGCTGCTGACAGATGGGACGACGAAGACTGGGGCAGCCTGGAG GAGGCTGAGTCCGTGCTGGCCCAGCAGGATGACTGGAGCACTGGGGGCCAAGTGAGCCATGCTAGTCAG GTTAGCAACTCCGACCACAAACCCTCCAAATCCCCAGAGTCCGACTGGAGCAGCTGGGAAGCTGAGGGCTCCTGGGAACAGGGCTGGCAGGAGCCAAGCTCCCAGGAGCCACCTCTCGAGGGTATGCGGCTGGCCAGCGAGTATAACTGGGGTGGCCCAGAGTCCAGCGACAAGGGTGACCCCTTCGCTACCCTGTCTGCACGTCCCAGCACCCAG CCTAGGCCGGACTCGTGGGGTGAGGACAACTGGGAGGGCCTGGAGACGGAAAGTC gacaggccaaggCTGAGCTGGCCCGGAAGAAGCGCGAGGAGCGGCGGCGGGAGATGGAAGCCAAACGCGCCGAGAGGAAGGCGGCCAAGGGCCCCATGAAGCTGGGAGCCCGGAAGCTGGACTGA
- the SCYL1 gene encoding N-terminal kinase-like protein isoform X26 gives MSPRRDRGCDSVGNIPQGESGGWWPEGAGDLLGATPDCGEKALSFLVNDCSLIHNNVCMAAVFVDRAGEWKLGGLDYMYSAQGNGGGPPRKGIPELEQYDPPELADSSGRVVREKWSADMWRLGCLIWEVFNGPLPRAAALRNPGKIPKSLVPHYCELVGANPKVRPNPARFLQNCRAPGGFMSNRFVETNLFLEEIQIKEPAEKQKFFQELSKSLDAFPEDFCRHKVLPQLLTAFEFGNAGAVVLTPLFKVGKFLSAEEYQQKIIPVVVKMFSSTDRAMRIRLLQQMEQFIQYLDEPTVNTQIFPHVVHGFLDTNPAIREQTVKSMLLLAPKLNEANLNVELMKHFARLQAKDEQGPIRCNTTVCLGKIGSYLSASTRHRVLTSAFSRATKDPFAPSRVAGVLGFAATHNLYSMNDCAHKILPVLCGLTVDPEKSVRDQAFKAIRSFLSKLESVSEDPTQLEEVEKDVHAASSPGMGGAAASWAGWAVTGVSSLTSKLIRVHPTTAPAETNIPQRPTPEGVPAPAPTPVPATPTTSGHWETQEEDKDTAEDSSAADRWDDEDWGSLEEAESVLAQQDDWSTGGQVSHASQVSNSDHKPSKSPESDWSSWEAEGSWEQGWQEPSSQEPPLEGMRLASEYNWGGPESSDKGDPFATLSARPSTQPRPDSWGEDNWEGLETESRQAKAELARKKREERRREMEAKRAERKAAKGPMKLGARKLD, from the exons ATGTCTCCACGTCGTGACAGAGGCTGTGACTCCGTTGGGAATATACCTCAAGGCGAGAGTGGAGGCTGGTGGCCTGAAGGAGCTGGAGATCTCCTGGGGGCTACACCAGATTGTGGTGAG AAAGCCCTCAGCTTCCTGGTCAACGACTGCAGCCTCATCCACAACAATGTCTGCATGGCCGCCGTGTTCGTGGACCGAGCTGGCGAGTGGAAGCTTGGGGGCCTGGACTACATGTATTCAGCCCAGGGCAACGGTGGGGGACCTCCCCGCAAGGGGATCCCCGAGCTTGAGCAGTATGACCCCCCGGAGTTGGCTGACAGCAGTGGCAGAGTGGTCAGAGAGAAGTG GTCAGCAGACATGTGGCGCTTGGGCTGCCTCATCTGGGAAGTCTTCAATGGGCCCCTACCTCGGGCAGCAGCCCTACGCAACCCTGGGAAG ATCCCCAAATCACTAGTACCCCATTACTGTGAGCTGGTGGGAGCGAACCCCAAGGTGCGTCCCAACCCGGCCCGCTTCCTGCAGAACTGCCGGGCACCTGGTGGCTTCATGAGCAACCGCTTTGTAGAGACCAACCTCTTCCTGGAGGAGATTCAG ATCAAAGAGCCAGCCGAGAAGCAAAAGTTCTTCCAGGAGCTGAGCAAGAGCCTGGATGCGTTCCCTGAGGATTTCTGTCGGCACAAGGTGCTGCCCCAGCTGCTGACCGCCTTCGAGTTCGGCAATGCTGGGGCCGTTGTCCTCACGCCCCTCTTCAAG GTGGGCAAGTTCCTGAGCGCTGAGGAATATCAGCAGAAGATCATCCCTGTGGTGGTCAAGATGTTCTCATCTACTGACCGGGCCATGCGCATCCGCCTCCTGCAGCAG ATGGAGCAGTTCATCCAGTACCTTGATGAGCCAACGGTCAACACCCAGATCTTCCCCCACGTCGTACATGGCTTTCTGGACACCAACCCTGCCATCCGGGAGCAGACGGTCAAG TCCATGCTGCTTCTGGCCCCGAAGCTGAACGAGGCCAACCTCAATGTGGAGCTGATGAAGCACTTTGCACGGCTACAGGCCAAGGATGAACAGGGTCCCATCCGCTGCAACACCACGGTCTGCCTGGGCAAAATCGGCTCATACCTCAGTGCCAGC ACCAGACACAGGGTCCTTACTTCCGCCTTCAGCCGAGCCACTAAGGACCCGTTTGCACCGTCCCGGGTTGCGGGTGTCCTGGGCTTTGCTGCCACCCACAATCTCTACTCAATGAATGACTGTGCCCACAAGATCCTGCCTGTGCTCTGCGGTCTCACTGTAGATCCTGAGAAATCTGTGCGGGACCAG GCCTTCAAGGCCATTCGGAGCTTCCTGTCCAAACTGGAGTCTGTGTCGGAGGACCCGACCCAGCTGGAGGAAGTGG AGAAGGATGTCCATGCAGCCTCCAGCCCTGGCATGGGAGGAGCCGCAGCCAGCTGGGCAGGCTGGGCCGTGACCGGGGTCTCCTCACTCACCTCCAAGCTGATCCGTGTGCACCCCACCACTGCCCCCGCAGAGACCAACATTCCCCAAAGACCCACACCTGAAG GAGTTCCTGCCCCGGCTCCCACCCCTGTTCCTGCCACCCCTACAACCTCAGGCCACTGGGAGACGCAGGAAGAGGACAAGGACACAGCAGAGGACAGCAGCGCTGCTGACAGATGGGACGACGAAGACTGGGGCAGCCTGGAG GAGGCTGAGTCCGTGCTGGCCCAGCAGGATGACTGGAGCACTGGGGGCCAAGTGAGCCATGCTAGTCAG GTTAGCAACTCCGACCACAAACCCTCCAAATCCCCAGAGTCCGACTGGAGCAGCTGGGAAGCTGAGGGCTCCTGGGAACAGGGCTGGCAGGAGCCAAGCTCCCAGGAGCCACCTCTCGAGGGTATGCGGCTGGCCAGCGAGTATAACTGGGGTGGCCCAGAGTCCAGCGACAAGGGTGACCCCTTCGCTACCCTGTCTGCACGTCCCAGCACCCAG CCTAGGCCGGACTCGTGGGGTGAGGACAACTGGGAGGGCCTGGAGACGGAAAGTC gacaggccaaggCTGAGCTGGCCCGGAAGAAGCGCGAGGAGCGGCGGCGGGAGATGGAAGCCAAACGCGCCGAGAGGAAGGCGGCCAAGGGCCCCATGAAGCTGGGAGCCCGGAAGCTGGACTGA